Genomic DNA from Corticium candelabrum chromosome 5, ooCorCand1.1, whole genome shotgun sequence:
agtggatattgaaaacaagattagagttctcgagtaagaccttgcatctgcaaagtCCCGAGTTGTAAGGAATCGCTCAACACACTGctaaatgataaaatcaagttttacacaagttttgtgttgagaaatgtgcttgatacagtgtggagttggattgaaccagcagccaagactattactctgtatagcaaacaaagaatcaggccaagcaaggtacatcaagtgatgtaagtgacgagctcaccgccttccatgaaggGTTGAATAGGCTAGACatatttttgctgactctagttcgacaagatacacaatttcacagttccacagttccAGAACACTAGATGGGGGAAACAATTAGTCCtattcagccacacagtgcgTCACATTCGGCaccccgaatgggttcccctaccacaaaatcttcacctgataATACTTCCAccgctaggcaatgagtagtctgtctttccactccacgtgtatctgttcagagtgtgaatcaggcgacttcagcttgaacagcagtctcttaccctcgagaagccgtactcaagaaatggctccTACGCGTTTCTatgcaggcaaagtctctatggtaagtagtgaacttacttacaaagtgtagtcaacagcaagatgatctacggttcagaagcagacccgaaaacgtggactttgtgtacagcgagatcagTGAAAGGTGCGTGTTGCCCTCGaggttgcgcatgctctagaagctccgcccccaaTATTGTCTATAACACTCACTTTGTACGACTACATCGCGAGTCAAAATGACCGGAAACTGTCATGATCACTATCACTTTGACCTCGTCCTGCACTCCAAATGAGAGAAAATTCCACCTTGACAAGAAGTTGtgaagaaagcaatagtgcaAGCACATCCAACAACTAAGTATGTTGGATTTGCTCCCGCTCTATAGGTTGGGCGAAATAGAAATAGTTTTGCTCGACTTTCTGCAAGCGTATCTAGATCTCTCTAAGATTAAAAAgcacacaaaaagacagaaaatAGAGCATTTGTCAATGCTGCTTTGTGAGATGAGCTGAGGTCAAAGGCCTACTAAACGGTGCGCGGATGTTTCAAGGTTGTACAAGCTATCAATATGCCCTACAGATGTTAAGATTATCTGGGACATCTCGCAAACTTTCccggttgtttggtagactgacAAGGGTCCTGTGCTGTGTTAATAGACTGTGTTGGTAGACTGAATGGAACCCTGTAGTAGTgatttgtttttttgtttttgtttgcataatCTTGTCAGAGACGTCTAGTTAATGTGTAAAGTTATTGGAGGTTTTCAACATTTGTGTTTACACTGAGTACCATTCCAacgtttgtttgcttttgttcaGAACTCAACTCCTTTATATATCTATGTACCTTGCTAttactgctgctactgctgtaGTTGTAGACAGCGTTTGTTGTTGACACTGATACTTCACATCTTCACAAGAATTCAGCAACTGTCTTTGGCTGTGTTCACAGTGTTAGTTATAGCGTAGTTTTGCAACTATAGTTATATTCATAGTTTGGTATCTGGGAGTGGAATGCACACAAACGGAAGTTCGTTGCATTTCAACAGCAGACTTACGGAGTTACGACTAGACATTATCTAGTAGTCTCACGTAGGCAGACTCTTCCCACTACACGAGACTAATCATCTAGACCTACTACGCATGGTAACTACTGTAACTACGCTCTAACCAAGGTTGCAATCTTAGTTCGATAACTACGCTATAACTATGCTATAACTACGCGAAAACCATGGAGTGTTCACACTGTAGTTTAGTTACTATACCCTGATTGGATAACTACGCTATAACTAGCAGTGTGAACACAACCTTTGATGCATTAGAGATGGTAATTGTTTGCGTTGTTTATTTGGTAGTGATGAAGTTGGAAAGAGGGTGTTGGCTGTTCGAGTAGCTCAAGCAAAAAATGGAATTCTTGGTTCAGTGTCAAGTCCAAGCCAGCAATCAACTGGTTTGTTTACATCTTCATCAGACTCTTACTTGAAAGAAAAATCACCAGCAACTACAACAGCAGCCGCAGCAACAGAAGTGTCCGACTCTTTTATCACTTGTATAGCATCTGTTTCTCCTCAAAATTCTCCATCTCCACAACACAGCCCAGGGTTCACTAAATTGGAGAAACAACTGAAACCATTACCCGAAAACAGAGTAATAACATCAGAGCTTTATAGAGGAATTATTCCCACCTTGACTAACGTTGTCTACCCTGATCAAACGTCAGACTGTTCAATGAAAGGTGGCAGTTGGGATATAGAAAAGGCTGGAAGTGAATGTCTATTCTGGGATAGTCCCAGCCCGCCAAGATTTGCATCTTTACCTACTGATGAAGCTGAATCATTGTGTGGCAGCAAGGAAGTGGACAACATTCACTGTCCTGCTGATACTTTAGGAAGGCAAATGCCTGTCGCAGACTGCATGTTCTCACCTCCAGATCTGACTGAGATGGCATTGTTCAGTGCTCTAGAAAATGTGGAATGTGATATTCCTGATGTTGATCTGTCATGTCTTGATGAAATACTCTGTCAGGTTCAGGACAACTATTTACCAATGGAACCAGCTGGGGAGGAGAGGAGCAAAGGATTTGACCAGTCAGTGACTGTGACTAAGCCACTTCACACAACTGTCAGTACCAGCTTTTCTCCACCACTCTTCTCACCTTCT
This window encodes:
- the LOC134179954 gene encoding uncharacterized protein LOC134179954 isoform X2; the encoded protein is MVDLVGLSLLNLVTEQDRDTVKETLTGGEYLFGYRSFFCQVRSAKGKRPNGRTKSPGRKLVYVSGRIRQHILNSGNSESEMLYFVGIAQVVKTSASAKVYPGLTSSFLTCRTTLELKVIEVNSERVTENVNCKDYWHPDDLSWNLVSFEKLLNDGQVVWFCHRIMYEGQWRWVQAQSSLVKNKFFEHSVAFVSDEVGKRVLAVRVAQAKNGILGSVSSPSQQSTGLFTSSSDSYLKEKSPATTTAAAATEVSDSFITCIASVSPQNSPSPQHSPGFTKLEKQLKPLPENRVITSELYRGIIPTLTNVVYPDQTSDCSMKGGSWDIEKAGSECLFWDSPSPPRFASLPTDEAESLCGSKEVDNIHCPADTLGRQMPVADCMFSPPDLTEMALFSALENVECDIPDVDLSCLDEILCQVQDNYLPMEPAGEERSKGFDQSVTVTKPLHTTVSTSFSPPLFSPSCTSAADPVCTIEICDKNTQSAYCQGSLLGNGCSELPVQPPPLTWDWAVGVNFMSDMKK
- the LOC134179954 gene encoding uncharacterized protein LOC134179954 isoform X1 translates to MVDLVGLSLLNLVTEQDRDTVKETLTGGEEYLFGYRSFFCQVRSAKGKRPNGRTKSPGRKLVYVSGRIRQHILNSGNSESEMLYFVGIAQVVKTSASAKVYPGLTSSFLTCRTTLELKVIEVNSERVTENVNCKDYWHPDDLSWNLVSFEKLLNDGQVVWFCHRIMYEGQWRWVQAQSSLVKNKFFEHSVAFVSDEVGKRVLAVRVAQAKNGILGSVSSPSQQSTGLFTSSSDSYLKEKSPATTTAAAATEVSDSFITCIASVSPQNSPSPQHSPGFTKLEKQLKPLPENRVITSELYRGIIPTLTNVVYPDQTSDCSMKGGSWDIEKAGSECLFWDSPSPPRFASLPTDEAESLCGSKEVDNIHCPADTLGRQMPVADCMFSPPDLTEMALFSALENVECDIPDVDLSCLDEILCQVQDNYLPMEPAGEERSKGFDQSVTVTKPLHTTVSTSFSPPLFSPSCTSAADPVCTIEICDKNTQSAYCQGSLLGNGCSELPVQPPPLTWDWAVGVNFMSDMKK